The Caulobacter sp. FWC2 region CGCTTGATCTGTGGCGAGCAGTGCTTCGAGACCTATCGCGCCCATCTGTGGGCCCACACCCACCCGCTCGTCTACGCGGCGGAGTAAGCGTCATGCCCAGCATTTTCGATGTCTCGCCCTTTGACGGGGGCTGGTGCGTGAAGATCGCCGACACCGGCGAGGTCCTGTTCTTTACGGCGCGGCGGCAAGCGATCGCCGAGGCGCGGGCCTTGGCGCGGCTCTGGCCAAAGGAGGTCAAGGTCAAGGTACGTCCGCGCCGCGTCCCGGGCCTGACCGAAACCTGGACGCCCGCCGACTTCGCCTATCCCTTGGGCGCGCCCGCATGAGCGCCCTCAACGCTCCATCAAGCTGGCGCCAGGCCGATCGCGGCGCGAGCGGTCGTGCCGACGGTCACGACACCATGATCGGCTTCTCGATTTCGCCGACAGGCTCAGGGACTTGGGCCTGGCGCGCCTGCGACCAGTCGGGCCGCGTCCGCGCCCAGGGCGTGGCGGGAAGCCGCAAGCTGGCGGCGGCCCTGGTGATCCATCACATCGTCTCGACGCGGGCGGAACGCGTCGCGTCGTCCTCCCCCGAAACCCGCGCCAAGGCGGCTTAGGATGATGCGCGTTCTCGAAGCGGCCACCTATCGCGGACCTCATCTCTACGCCAACCGGCCGATGATGCGGATCCAGCTGGACCTGGGCCCCCTGGAGGCCTGGCCGACCAACCGGATCCCCGGCTTCACCGATCATTTGATGGTCGCCCTGCCGGGCCTGGAGGCTCACGGCTGCTCCTACAAATCGCACGGCGGGCTGCTGCTGCGGATGCGTGAAGGCACCTGGCTGGGCCACGTGATCGAGCACGTCGCCTTGGAACTGCAGAAGTTGGCCGGGGTCGAGGCCGGGCGGGGCAAGACGCGGTCGGTCAAGGGCCGGCCCGGCGTCTACAACATCCTCTACGTCTATGAAGGCGAAGGCCTGGGCCGCGCCGCCGGCCGCGCCGCAGTCGAACTGGTCCACAGCCTGCTGCCGCATGACCTGCAGGGCCTGGCGGGGCTCGATCGGATCGCGCCGCCGATCGGTGACCTGACTCCGCCTTTCTTCGACCTGCGTCGCACGTTGGAGCACCTGCGCACGATCGCCCGGCGCGAGACCCTAGGCCCGACCACGCGCTCGCTGGTCAACGAGGCGCGCCGCCGAGGCATTCCGGTCCAGCGTCTGGACGACCAGAGCCTGGTCCAGTTGGGCTGGGGCGCGCGACGCAAGCTTATCCGCGCCAGCATCACGGGCCAGACCGGCCACATCGCCGTGATGACCGCCGGCGACAAGGCTCTGACCAAGACACTGCTGGCGGCGGCGGGGGTGCCCGTCCCACGCGGCGGCGTCGTGCGCACGCTCGAAGAGGCCCTCGCCCAGGCCGAACGGATCAAAGGCCCGGTGGTCCTGAAACCCCTGGATGGCAACCACGGCCGGGGCGTCAGCCTGGGCCTGGAGACGCCCGAACAGGTGCGCTGGGGCTACGAGCAGGCGATCAAGCACGGCCGCCGGGTGATCGTCGAAGAACAATATGTCGGTCGCGACTACCGCATCCTGGTGGTCGGCGGCCAGGTCACAGCCGTGGCCGAGCGTGTGCCGGCCCGGGTGATCGGCGATGGCCAAAGCACCGTCGCCCAACTGATCGAAAGCGTGAACAAGGACCCGCGACGCGGGATTGGCCACGAGCAGGTCATGACCCGCATCGTCGTCGACGACCAGGTCCGCGAGATGCTCGCGCGGGTCGATCTTTCGCTGGAGGCGGTTCCTGAGCCCGGCGCCGTGGTCACTTTGCGCGCCACCGCCAACCTTTCGACCGGCGGCACGGCAATCGACCGCACCGATATCATTCATCCCGACAACGCCGCCATCGCCCGCCGCGCCGCCCTGACGGTGGGGCTCGACGTGGCCGGAATCGACTTCATGGCCCCCGACATCACGCGGTCGGTCCGCGAGACCGGCGGCGGCATCGTCGAGATCAATGCCGCGCCCGGTTTCCGCATGCACCTGGAGCCTTCCGAAGGCCAGCCGCGCGACGTGGCCAAGGCCGTGGTCGCCGACCTCTTCCCACCTGGCGCCCGTAGCCGCATCCCGATCGTCGCGGTCACCGGCACCAACGGCAAGTCGACCGTCGTGCGCATGGTCGCCCGCATCGCGCGCGAGATGGGCAAGACGGTGGGCCTGACCAACACCACCGGCGTCTACGTCAATGACGAGCGGGTCGTGGAGGCCGACGCCAGCGGCCCCAAGAGCGCCCGCATGGTGTTGCGCGACCCGACGGTCGATGTGGCGGTGCTGGAGACCGCGCGCGGCGGAATGCTGCGCGAAGGCCTGGCCTTCGACCGCTGCGACGTCGGCGTCGTCCTGAACGTCACCGCCGATCATCTGGGGCTGAAGGGCGTCGAGACGCTGGAGGACCTGGCCTCGCTGAAGTCGATCGTCACTGAAGCGGTCTCGCGGCGGGGCGTCAGCGTCCTCAATGGCGACGATCCCCTGACTCTGCGAATGGCCAAGCACGCCGGCGGTCGCATCGCCTATTTCACCCTGAGCGGCGGCTTCGAAGACTTGAGCCCCTTCCTGCAAAAACACGTGGCCGAAGGCGGGCTGCTGGCCGCGCGCGAAGCCTCGGTGCGCGGCGGTGAACTGGTGCTCTACGACAAGGGCCGGCGCATCCCGGTGATCCACGCCGACGAGATCCCCGCCACGCTGAACGGCATGGCCCGGTTCAACGTCGCCAACGCGCTGGCGGCGATCACCGCTGGCCACGGCCTGGGCGCCAGTCCCGCGCAGATGGCCAAGGCTCTGCGCGCCTTCACCTCCTCGCACGCCGAGAACCCGGGCCGGTTCAACGTCCATGACGC contains the following coding sequences:
- the cphA gene encoding cyanophycin synthetase, yielding MMRVLEAATYRGPHLYANRPMMRIQLDLGPLEAWPTNRIPGFTDHLMVALPGLEAHGCSYKSHGGLLLRMREGTWLGHVIEHVALELQKLAGVEAGRGKTRSVKGRPGVYNILYVYEGEGLGRAAGRAAVELVHSLLPHDLQGLAGLDRIAPPIGDLTPPFFDLRRTLEHLRTIARRETLGPTTRSLVNEARRRGIPVQRLDDQSLVQLGWGARRKLIRASITGQTGHIAVMTAGDKALTKTLLAAAGVPVPRGGVVRTLEEALAQAERIKGPVVLKPLDGNHGRGVSLGLETPEQVRWGYEQAIKHGRRVIVEEQYVGRDYRILVVGGQVTAVAERVPARVIGDGQSTVAQLIESVNKDPRRGIGHEQVMTRIVVDDQVREMLARVDLSLEAVPEPGAVVTLRATANLSTGGTAIDRTDIIHPDNAAIARRAALTVGLDVAGIDFMAPDITRSVRETGGGIVEINAAPGFRMHLEPSEGQPRDVAKAVVADLFPPGARSRIPIVAVTGTNGKSTVVRMVARIAREMGKTVGLTNTTGVYVNDERVVEADASGPKSARMVLRDPTVDVAVLETARGGMLREGLAFDRCDVGVVLNVTADHLGLKGVETLEDLASLKSIVTEAVSRRGVSVLNGDDPLTLRMAKHAGGRIAYFTLSGGFEDLSPFLQKHVAEGGLLAAREASVRGGELVLYDKGRRIPVIHADEIPATLNGMARFNVANALAAITAGHGLGASPAQMAKALRAFTSSHAENPGRFNVHDAHGFRVIVDYAHNPGAMRAMGDLVAKLRPTVGRVIGVVSIPGDRRDEDILEMGAIAAEMFDELIFRELPDGRGRPAGSVLSLLTKGALDAGFPTDHLHRILSESRSIDAALRMATPGDLVLVFPTAVDAAWRQVTAFQPQGLAAPHGLEAAGVHV